TGCCACCTTGTAGCGCCATCAATCATTGCCGCTTCTTCAAGAGAACTTGGAATTGTATCATAAAATCCCTTTATCAAATACATATTAAACGCTATATTCCCAAGATACACAAAGATCAATCCACCCAATGTATTTAATCCAAGCCATGGAATATACCTTCCTAAGAAGCTTAAAAATCCATACAGTGCAATCATATACATAATAGCTGGGAACATCTGAATTAATAACAACGACATTATACCGTATTTCCTTCCCTTAAACCTCATTCTACTGAACGGATAAGCGGCCAATGCATTTACAAATGTGGTAATTATTGAAACAAGTCCTGCAACTACAACACTATTAAATATCCATTTCCAAAGATAATGTCTTTGCTTCTGTTTCCATATTTGATCAAATCTAAAAAGTCTTTTATCAATTTCCTTAAATTTTACATTTAACCCTTCAACGGGAAATTTATCAACCAAGTCAGCCGCAGCTTTTGAAGCAATACTCATACTAGATGCTATATTAGATGGATATTTTGATTGTACTTCTGTAAAAAGTTGAGAAAGAGATAATATTCTAATTTTAACACCATTTTTTGCAGAATAAATTGCATTCTCTCCTGTTTTTTTAATAGACTTGACATAATTATCAAAATTATCGATAAATACTTTAACATCTTTTGAAAACTTTCCATACCTCTTGATTAAATCCCTGTAATCATCAATCCATTCCAACTTTCTTAATTCACCTCTTACACTACTTTTTAACTCATTGTTTGAAACATAACTTAAAAATCCATTTATACTTTTTCTAAAAGACTTTAAAGCTATGTATAGTTTATTAATATCCTTCGGAAGGCTATACTTTGATACCTTACTTTCAAATCTTTCGATATCTTTAAATAATTTATCAGATAATATGTATGCCTTTGCATCTAAAAGTTGCATTTCTACATCGGCAAGTTTAACTTTTAAGTCTTCATATTCTTTTCTTTTACTTTCTAGTCTATTTGAAAGAAGCAAATATTCATTTGAAGTTTCTAAATAGTCTTTTTCAATAATTGCAAAATTTTCAAGCACATTTTTTGCTTCATTTAACTGTTTAAAAGATTTCATGTTAAATTGGTTAATAATAGACAAAAAATCACCATAGCTTGTGACATTTTTTTGGTTATAGTTTTCCCACAAAGTTTTTACCTTAAGTGCATTGTTTAATAATTCATCAATTAAGTCTTTAAATTTATCCTTTAGTTGTATCTTTGAAATGTTCTTTATTACATCAAAAACTTTCAAGTATTGTGAAAATTCATCACTTTCTGTGATAAAAGTACTGATATTTGAAGGATTTTCCAATATCTCGTATGCTGCCATCAGTGTTCTATTAAAACTTTCCATTTGTGGAATAATTGAACTTTCAATTATAGGCTTCAATCTTTCATATTCAACTTTTTGATTATCCATTTTTTTCTTTAAAATATTAATTTGTGACTCAATACTTTTTATCTCGCTTTCTTTTTTTGAAACATCCTCTTTTAAAGATTTTACTTCCTTCATCCACATTTCTTTGTATTTTTGATCTACGTCTACATTTTTTATCTTCCCCTCATCCAAAAGATCAAGCATCGCAAAAGAAAACATCTTTTCAGAAGGCTTTTCAATATCTATTTTGTCTTTAATATTACTTGAAGTGTCTAAAATCGTTTGGATAATATCTCTTGATTTTTCTTTCACAAAACTTTGGATTTCACCAAATTTTTTATCCGTAATATCAACCAATTTTCTAGACTCTTTTGAATAACCTTCTAACCTTTTTATATCCTCATTGAATTTTTCCACCAAAAATTCTACTGGCTTTTCATCATATGGTCTTGAATTGGTGGTAATGGATTCTATGTCACTTAATAACCTTAAAACATTTTCTTCTGGAAATAAAAGGTCCCTGTAATTTTGCAAACTCATCCTAGAAGAAAACAATTTTGAAGAAAAAGCAGCATTATCCCTCCTCAGTGAGGTTGAAACAACCCACACCACGGGAAATAATATACCAACAATCAAGATTATTAAAATTATATGAACCAACCAATTGCCCTTTTTTACAACCATTATCTATTCACCTCTTCAAAAGAACCTGATATTCTAAAGTTAACAAAACTAATGCCCGCCACTATAAAGAATATCAGTATGGATATTGCACTTGCAAAGCCAAAATCTTGTCCTCTTCCTGCTTCAAATGCAAGTTTGTAGGTATAAGATATCAAGATATCTGTAGCACCTGCAGGTGTACTAGTGTTTGGAA
This genomic window from Thermosipho affectus contains:
- a CDS encoding ABC transporter permease subunit codes for the protein MVVKKGNWLVHIILIILIVGILFPVVWVVSTSLRRDNAAFSSKLFSSRMSLQNYRDLLFPEENVLRLLSDIESITTNSRPYDEKPVEFLVEKFNEDIKRLEGYSKESRKLVDITDKKFGEIQSFVKEKSRDIIQTILDTSSNIKDKIDIEKPSEKMFSFAMLDLLDEGKIKNVDVDQKYKEMWMKEVKSLKEDVSKKESEIKSIESQINILKKKMDNQKVEYERLKPIIESSIIPQMESFNRTLMAAYEILENPSNISTFITESDEFSQYLKVFDVIKNISKIQLKDKFKDLIDELLNNALKVKTLWENYNQKNVTSYGDFLSIINQFNMKSFKQLNEAKNVLENFAIIEKDYLETSNEYLLLSNRLESKRKEYEDLKVKLADVEMQLLDAKAYILSDKLFKDIERFESKVSKYSLPKDINKLYIALKSFRKSINGFLSYVSNNELKSSVRGELRKLEWIDDYRDLIKRYGKFSKDVKVFIDNFDNYVKSIKKTGENAIYSAKNGVKIRILSLSQLFTEVQSKYPSNIASSMSIASKAAADLVDKFPVEGLNVKFKEIDKRLFRFDQIWKQKQRHYLWKWIFNSVVVAGLVSIITTFVNALAAYPFSRMRFKGRKYGIMSLLLIQMFPAIMYMIALYGFLSFLGRYIPWLGLNTLGGLIFVYLGNIAFNMYLIKGFYDTIPSSLEEAAMIDGATRWQTFWRIVIPLASPILSVVVILTFMGTFNEFVLAKIILQDVEKYTYAVGLWTFSTGPFETEWGLFSAAALVGMLPMVILFLSMQKYLVGGLTKGSVKG